CGTCGGGCACCCGGGAGGCGCGGTCGGTGTCGGACACCGCGAAGCGGACCGCTTCGACCACGTTGGCGGCGTCGAGGCCGGTCATCAGGATCGAGGCCGAGTCGAGCGCCTCGGGCCGCTCGATCGCGTCGCGCAGCGTCACGGCCGGGAAGTCGAGCAGCGACGACTCCTCGGAGATGGTGCCCGAGTCCGACAGCACGCAGTAGGACTGCTTCTGGAGCTTGTTGTAGTCGAGGAAGCCGAGCGGCTCGTGGAAGGTGATGCCCTCGGTCGACCGGCCCAGCGCGTCGAGCCGCTTGCGGGTGCGGGGGTGGGTGGACACGAGCACCGGCATGCCGGTCTCGGTGATGACGCCCTCGAGGCAGTCGAGCAGCAGGTTGAGCCGGTCGGGGTTGTCGACGTTCTCCTCGCGGTGCGCACTCACCAGGATGTACTGCTGCGGCGTGAGCCCGAGGCGCTCGACGGCATCGGAGGCGTCGATCTGCTCAGCATGTGCGGCCAGCACCTCCTTCATGGGAGACCCCGTCTTGAGGATGTGACGCGGGCGCAGGCCCTCGGCGAGCAGGTTGCGCCGGGCG
This genomic stretch from Nocardioides renjunii harbors:
- the wecB gene encoding non-hydrolyzing UDP-N-acetylglucosamine 2-epimerase, producing MTKVMTVVGTRPEIIRLSETIKLLDRTVDHVLVHTGQNYDHNLNEIFFSELGLRSPDHLLDVDTSSLGRVLGEVLIKTEEVLLEERPDAVLVLGDTNSCLAALMAKRMRIPVYHMEAGNRCFDENVPEETNRRLVDHVADFNLVYTEHARRNLLAEGLRPRHILKTGSPMKEVLAAHAEQIDASDAVERLGLTPQQYILVSAHREENVDNPDRLNLLLDCLEGVITETGMPVLVSTHPRTRKRLDALGRSTEGITFHEPLGFLDYNKLQKQSYCVLSDSGTISEESSLLDFPAVTLRDAIERPEALDSASILMTGLDAANVVEAVRFAVSDTDRASRVPDDYRIGDCSRRAVGFILSTHARYEAWLGIRTGVDEAR